From the Temnothorax longispinosus isolate EJ_2023e chromosome 6, Tlon_JGU_v1, whole genome shotgun sequence genome, one window contains:
- the LOC139814122 gene encoding uncharacterized protein produces the protein MLESLGVIRGNQGMLCEDLDLPLISSDIILEDLGYEPIHRQVRLPVADTATYIEPPHAILCPDNRFYPEDIIVTAICWTLGKRPTSMPVSQVHMTPKLAKAVEKEFDTIYCDQILVFLGMAGLMTIIKKLGSDTDANREYLTNTWQTVCNIVGMGMINIFTSCSVSQERFTSFVKILEIWQDWIEPRDALRKSLLDAALLEHPEESSLFVRVAINQVKKVSNTFRPGSCISFGCPHLLK, from the exons ATGTTAGAATCATTGGGCGTAATTAGAGGCAATCAAGGAATGT TGTGCGAGGATCTGGATCTTCCGTTGATATCTTCAGACATCATCCTAGAGGACCTAGGCTATGAGCCAATTCATCGCCAGGTCCGTTTGCCCGTAGCAGATACAGCCACATACATTGAACCTCCGCACGCTATACTCTGTCCTGACAATCGTTTTTACCCTGAAGACATAATAGTGACGGCCATTTGTTGGACACTAGGAAAACGACCAACAAGCATGCCCGTGTCCCAGGTGCACATGACACCTAAGCTAGCAAAAGCAGTAGAGAAGGAATTTGATACAATCTACTGTGATCAGATTTTGGTCTTTCTTGGCATGGCAGGACTGATGACTATCATCAAAAAGCTCGGATCCGACACAGATGCAAATCGTGAATACCTCACCAACACGTGGCAAACTGTTTGTAACATAGTCGGAATGGGAATGATAAACATCTTCACGTCGTGTTCTGTTTCGCAGGAGCGATTCACGTCCTTCGTTAAAATTTTGGAGATTTGGCAGGACTGGATTGAACCAAGAGATGCACTCCGCAAAAGCCTCCTTGATGCCGCCCTACTAGAACATCCGGAAGAATCTTCTTTGTTTGTGAGAGTTGCGATAAATcaagtaaaaaaagtttctaatACATTTCGGCCTGGATCATGTATTAGTTTTGGATGCCCTCATctcttaaaataa
- the LOC139815158 gene encoding uncharacterized protein — MSDHLGSSIIEGMKYENIYRDVRLPIARAAVAYIKPPHAILCPDNGFDPEKIIVTAICWTLGKRPTSIPEYPCVLYNQSVLYEAINMEHNVHSDQILVFLGMAGLMTIAKKLGSDMDANGEYLINRWQDVCSATEIENIFISSVVSRERYMTFIRTLEIWQIWIESRPALYRSLLVAALDCPEESPMLVKTAMAKVKIETQYFGMEMILKMDAFVSLQNINVNKAIFLPDIAQQAADLRRAMDELRTRYGDRFPYLEIYRLKGRDRLNCRKYPDLFYAVVATEIANKKTIPDSVRHILIDLQTRTDRHIIDAEVDKTLKFEILDEVTNANLLNIEPRLFCKRREKNDDNEILLKGPKIK; from the exons a TGTCCGATCATCTGGGATCTTCCATCATAGAGGGCATGAAGTATGAGAATATTTATCGCGATGTCCGCTTGCCCATAGCACGTGCAGCCGTAGCATACATCAAACCTCCGCACGCTATACTCTGTCCTGACAATGGTTTTGACCCTGAAAAGATAATAGTGACGGCCATTTGTTGGACACTAGGAAAACGACCAACAAGCATACCCGAGTACCCATGCGTGTTGTACAACCAATCTGTGTTGTACGAAGCAATAAACATGGAGCATAATGTTCACTCTGATCAGATCCTAGTCTTTCTTGGCATGGCAGGACTGATGACTATCGCCAAAAAGCTCGGATCCGACATGGATGCAAATGGTGAATACCTCATCAATAGATGGCAAGATGTTTGTAGCGCAACCGAAATAGAAAACATCTTCATATCGAGTGTTGTTTCGCGGGAACGATACATGACCTTTATTAGAACATTAGAGATTTGGCAGATTTGGATTGAATCGAGACCTGCACTCTACAGAAGCCTCCTTGTTGCCGCCCTGGACTGTCCGGAAGAATCTCCTATGCTTGTGAAAACTGCGATGgctaaagtaaaaatagagaCTCAATATTTCGGCATGGAGATGATACTAAAGATGGATGCCTTTGTgtctttacaaaatataaatgtaaataaagcCATCTTCCTCCCGGATATCGCACAACAAGCTGCGGATCTCAGAAGAGCTATGGACGAGTTACGTACAAGATATGGAGATCGTTTCCCATATTTGGAAATTTACAGGCTCAAAGGAAGAGATCGCCTCAATTGTAGGAAATACCCAGACCTTTTCTATGCGGTTGTTGCGACCGAAATTGCCAACAAAAAGACAATCCCTGATAGCGTAAGGCATATTTTGATAGATTTGCAGACTCGTACCGATAGACATATCATAGATGCTGAAGTAGATAAAACGCTGAAATTCGAGATCCTTGATGAGGTAACTAACGCCAATCTCCTTAATATTGAGCCGCGTCTCTTCTGTAAGCgtcgagaaaaaaatgatgaCAACGAGATACTATTGAAGGGCccaaagattaaataa